CGTCTTCGCGGGCGTCGAGCTCATCGCCGACCGGATGGAGGCGGGGGCTGATTTCCCCACGGCCTGGCGGGAGGTGCGCGAGAGGATCGTCTTCACCACGCACACGCCCGTCCCGGCGGGCAACGAGGTCCACGCCATCGAGGACCTCCGGCGACTGGGGGCCGGCTGCGAGCTGGTGGCCGCCGAGCTCCGCGAGATCGGCGGTGATCCCTTCAACATGACGGTGGCGGGCCTGCGGCTGGCCTGCCGGGCCAATGCGGTGGCCCAGCTCCATGGCGAGACCGCCCGCGCCATGTGGGCGCACGTCGCCGATGCCGCGCCGATCCTGGCCATCACCAATGGCGTCCATCGCGGCACCTGGCAGGACGCGCGGATCGCCGCCGCCATGGAGCACGGAGACGACGCGCTCCGCGAGGCGCGGCGCGCCGTGAAGGACGAGCTCCTGGCCGAGGTGGCGGCACGCACCGGCGTGAAGCTCGACCGCGAGGCGCTCACCATCGGCTTCGCGCGGCGAGCGGCCACCTACAAGCGGCCTGACCTCGTGCTGCGCGACCCCATCCGGCTGGCTCCCCTCCTCAAGAACCGGCGCGTCCAGCTGATCTTCTCGGGCAAGGCGCACCCCGCCGACCAGGCGGGCAAGTCCCTCATCGCGCTTCTCGTCGAGACCATCCGCCAGTGGCCGGAGTCCATCGTGTACCTCGAGAACTACGACATGGCCCTGGGGCGCCTGCTCACGCGCGGCTGTGACGTGTGGCTGAACACTCCCCGCCGGCCCATGGAGGCGAGCGGGACCTCGGGAATGAAGGCGGCCATGAACGGCACCCTCAACCTCTCCATCCTCGACGGATGGTGGCCGGAGGGCTGCCAGCACGGGGTCACGGGCTGGGCCATCGGGGATGCTAGGGAAGGGACCGGGGAGGACGCGCGCGACCTGCGCGCCCTCTACGACACCCTGGAAGGCGAGGTGCTGCCGGCCTGGGCCGACCCGTCCCGCTGGACCCGGATGATGCGCGCCTCCATCGCCATGGGCGTCGAGCGCTTTTCCTCCGACCGCATGGTGCGCGAGTATTTCGACCGGCTCTATGCCGCGCCCTAGGATACTCGGAGCGGAACACGAATCGCGTATGGTGATTTCAACGGGCTGCCGCACGTTTCTCCGACAGGCCCCTAGACGGCGTCACTCGACAAGGAGACAGCCATGAACGCCCTGAACGTCAAAGAACTTACCGTCGAGCTTTTGCTCCGCTACGGCTTCCAGGTCCTGGGCGCCCTCGCCATCCTGGCCGTGGGAGTCGTCGCCGCCAAGTGGCTTGGCGGCCTCGCCGACCAGCGCTTTCAGAAGCAGCACATGGAGCCGCCCATGCGGCACCTCTTCGTGCGCGTCATCAAGATCCTCATCGTCGTCATGGCCGGCGTGGTCGCCCTCGACAAGTTCGGTTTCTCCAT
This DNA window, taken from Candidatus Methylomirabilota bacterium, encodes the following:
- the glgP gene encoding alpha-glucan family phosphorylase, translating into MTASALPLVAYFSMEFGLHEEFPSYAGGLGILAGDFMKSAGDLGVPVVGIGLRWAQGYTVQRVGPDGYPYDLWRDYPTDTLADTGARVRVRVAVREVECRVWRVARYAIAPLFLLEPIDERDRWITRRLYDPARDCRIAQEMLLGIGGVRALRSLHLDVDLYHFNEGHAVFAGVELIADRMEAGADFPTAWREVRERIVFTTHTPVPAGNEVHAIEDLRRLGAGCELVAAELREIGGDPFNMTVAGLRLACRANAVAQLHGETARAMWAHVADAAPILAITNGVHRGTWQDARIAAAMEHGDDALREARRAVKDELLAEVAARTGVKLDREALTIGFARRAATYKRPDLVLRDPIRLAPLLKNRRVQLIFSGKAHPADQAGKSLIALLVETIRQWPESIVYLENYDMALGRLLTRGCDVWLNTPRRPMEASGTSGMKAAMNGTLNLSILDGWWPEGCQHGVTGWAIGDAREGTGEDARDLRALYDTLEGEVLPAWADPSRWTRMMRASIAMGVERFSSDRMVREYFDRLYAAP